The following are encoded together in the Pseudomonas xantholysinigenes genome:
- a CDS encoding GreA/GreB family elongation factor has translation MSRAFVNEDQAAAQADQPVERRVSDQPNYVTAAGLVQLQQRLAALNALRSELQSQGERADQQRLADTERDLRYFSARVQSAQLVPAASSTENVQIGSQVRFVDEDGREHQVQLVGEDQADALQGLINWGSPLGRALLGAGPGDEVLWRRPAGDQMIEVIAIEGEQQEVAAPFAGKPAPTGER, from the coding sequence ATGAGCCGAGCATTCGTCAACGAAGACCAGGCCGCCGCCCAGGCCGACCAACCGGTGGAGCGACGGGTCAGCGACCAGCCCAACTATGTCACTGCCGCGGGCCTTGTCCAGCTACAGCAACGGCTGGCTGCGCTCAATGCGCTACGCAGCGAGTTGCAGAGCCAAGGTGAGCGCGCCGACCAGCAACGGCTGGCCGATACCGAACGCGATCTGCGCTACTTCAGCGCCCGGGTGCAGAGCGCGCAGTTGGTGCCTGCGGCCAGCTCCACGGAGAACGTGCAGATTGGCAGCCAGGTGCGGTTTGTCGATGAGGATGGCCGGGAGCATCAGGTGCAACTGGTGGGCGAGGACCAGGCCGACGCGCTGCAGGGTTTGATCAACTGGGGCTCGCCACTGGGGCGAGCGCTGCTGGGCGCCGGGCCTGGGGATGAAGTGCTGTGGCGAAGGCCGGCAGGGGATCAGATGATCGAGGTGATCGCAATCGAGGGTGAGCAGCAAGAAGTGGCTGCCCCCTTCGCGGGTAAACCCGCTCCCACAGGAGAGCGGTGA